In uncultured Desulfovibrio sp., the sequence TTCGGCATCCACCACGCTCAGGTAGTCCAGACGGCCCAGGGGCAGATTTTCGGCCCAGTAGCGCAGCACGGCATCACGCAGAATGCCGGCATTGCGTTCTCCCTGACGGGCCAGCGCGCGGGCCAGTTCCAGGCCCTTGTGCAGCTGCGGTGCCTGTGCCCGCTCTTCCGCCGTCATGTAGACATTGCGCGAGGACAGGGCCAGACCGTCCGCCTCGCGCACGATGGGCTGGGTTTCAATGCGCACGGGCACATTGAGGTCACGCACCATGCGCCGGATGATGGCCTGCTGCTGCCAGTCCTTCTGGCCAAAAACCGCCACATCGGCCTGCGTCAGCTGGAACAGCTTCATGACCACGGTGCACACGCCCCGGAAATGAATGGGACGGCTGGCGCCGCACAGGCCACGCGCCATGTCGGGCACTTCCACCCACGTGGCGTGATCTTTGGCGTACATGCTGCCCGCTTCGGGCATGAACAGAAGGTCCGCGCCATGGCTGCGGGCAATGGCCGCATCACGCTCATGATCGCGCGGATAGGCATCCAGGTCCTCATTGGGACCAAACTGCGTCGGATTGACAAACAGGCTCACCACCAGCTTGCTGCCCAGCTGACGGCCACGCTCCAT encodes:
- the panC gene encoding pantoate--beta-alanine ligase; translated protein: MQILTNPQELTAQCRQWHKDGETIALVPTMGYYHAGHESLMERGRQLGSKLVVSLFVNPTQFGPNEDLDAYPRDHERDAAIARSHGADLLFMPEAGSMYAKDHATWVEVPDMARGLCGASRPIHFRGVCTVVMKLFQLTQADVAVFGQKDWQQQAIIRRMVRDLNVPVRIETQPIVREADGLALSSRNVYMTAEERAQAPQLHKGLELARALARQGERNAGILRDAVLRYWAENLPLGRLDYLSVVDAESLEPLDTLNGRSLMACAVRMGKARLIDNILLED